A single genomic interval of Isorropodon fossajaponicum endosymbiont JTNG4 harbors:
- a CDS encoding MBL fold metallo-hydrolase codes for MDIRTFKEKTYTLEILYHIGALEDSIHFIFDHVTKTCAIVDPAWDAPLFIQRIRDKGYTLTDIWLTHWHFDHTNAVDEIVEVTGAKITVGVNEVLYLQIDSLPETVENNDTVFIGNTPAKIINTPGHSAGGICYLLEGHIIAGDTLFVYGAGHCSLPGGNINELFHSMQKLKHIDDDIMLHCGHDYGSKVNTTMGEQKQGNAFLLLDNEADFVNYVNGMQQGKIPYPEDAVTQAEIKAML; via the coding sequence ATGGACATACGAACTTTTAAAGAAAAAACTTACACACTAGAAATTCTCTACCACATCGGCGCTTTGGAAGACTCTATTCATTTTATCTTTGACCATGTCACAAAAACCTGTGCCATTGTTGACCCGGCATGGGACGCACCCTTGTTTATTCAACGAATACGCGATAAAGGTTACACGCTCACCGATATCTGGCTAACGCATTGGCACTTTGACCATACCAATGCCGTTGATGAAATTGTAGAGGTAACAGGTGCTAAAATAACAGTAGGTGTTAATGAAGTGCTCTATTTACAGATTGATAGCTTGCCTGAAACCGTTGAAAACAACGACACTGTTTTTATTGGTAATACACCCGCTAAAATTATCAACACACCCGGACACAGCGCTGGTGGTATTTGTTATTTGTTAGAAGGGCATATTATTGCTGGTGATACTTTGTTTGTTTATGGGGCGGGGCATTGTTCATTGCCTGGTGGTAATATTAATGAATTATTTCATTCTATGCAAAAACTCAAGCACATTGATGATGATATAATGTTACATTGTGGGCATGACTACGGCTCAAAAGTTAACACAACAATGGGTGAGCAAAAACAAGGAAATGCTTTTTTATTGCTTGATAACGAGGCTGATTTTGTTAATTATGTCAACGGCATGCAACAAGGAAAAATCCCTTATCCTGAGGATGCTGTCACCCAAGCAGAAATTAAGGCTATGTTATGA
- the nadD gene encoding nicotinate-nucleotide adenylyltransferase: MSIAKESKFKMIGFFGGSFDPVHYGHLKNAAQLKTELGLSKLFLMPCAEPVHKEQLDFSVNQRMDMLRLAVKEFNMLSIDTREVEHNRDSYTIDSLKYIQSDYQNDSICLIMGMDSFNTLNSWKAYQTFYQYCHLVVIARPGALTHQEKYGFKLTSAVSDLAKQKTGFVFFVNNQMLDISSSTIHGKICNHKNLSGLLPESLIDYINAL, encoded by the coding sequence ATGAGCATTGCAAAAGAGTCTAAGTTTAAAATGATTGGCTTTTTTGGTGGCTCGTTTGATCCCGTTCATTATGGGCATTTAAAAAATGCTGCTCAACTTAAAACCGAGCTTGGATTATCAAAATTATTTTTAATGCCTTGTGCTGAACCTGTACATAAAGAACAACTTGATTTTAGTGTCAATCAACGTATGGATATGTTGCGCTTGGCTGTTAAAGAATTTAACATGCTCTCAATAGACACTAGAGAAGTTGAGCACAATAGAGACTCCTACACCATTGACTCACTCAAGTACATTCAATCAGACTATCAAAATGACTCTATTTGTTTAATTATGGGGATGGATAGTTTTAACACGCTGAACAGTTGGAAGGCATATCAAACTTTTTACCAATATTGCCACTTAGTAGTCATTGCTAGACCTGGCGCTTTAACACATCAAGAAAAGTATGGTTTTAAATTAACCAGTGCAGTTAGTGATTTAGCAAAACAAAAGACTGGGTTTGTCTTTTTTGTAAATAATCAAATGCTTGATATTTCTTCAAGCACTATTCACGGTAAAATATGCAACCATAAAAACTTATCTGGACTATTGCCAGAATCTCTTATTGATTATATTAATGCCTTATGA
- the rsfS gene encoding ribosome silencing factor: MNLEQQLKTVTDTIEELKGEDIVTLKILEQSADIEAIVIATGRSVQHVRGIANNLKIEAKRLNMKMLGIEGTGTGHWVLIDLAEVVVHVMTEKTREFYKLEKLWSGLENT, encoded by the coding sequence ATGAATTTAGAACAACAATTAAAGACCGTTACTGACACCATTGAAGAATTAAAAGGTGAAGACATCGTCACCTTAAAAATTTTAGAACAAAGTGCTGATATTGAAGCCATTGTTATTGCCACAGGTCGATCCGTTCAACATGTGCGTGGCATCGCCAATAATCTTAAAATTGAGGCTAAGCGGCTTAACATGAAAATGCTGGGCATTGAAGGCACTGGAACTGGGCATTGGGTATTGATAGACTTAGCAGAAGTTGTGGTTCATGTGATGACAGAAAAAACCAGAGAATTTTACAAATTAGAAAAACTTTGGTCAGGATTAGAAAATACCTAA
- a CDS encoding 23S rRNA (pseudouridine(1915)-N(3))-methyltransferase RlmH produces MKINLIVIGKKMPDWIQTGVHHYQKQLPASLNFNLITLEAQKRKGKNSEHIKELEGELLIKATKGSNLIIVFDECGKQHSTKSMTHFLSNWQKKWRPCCFAN; encoded by the coding sequence ATGAAAATAAACCTGATTGTCATTGGTAAAAAAATGCCAGACTGGATACAAACAGGCGTTCATCATTATCAAAAGCAATTACCAGCCTCACTTAACTTTAACTTGATTACTCTTGAGGCGCAAAAACGTAAAGGAAAAAATAGTGAGCACATTAAAGAATTAGAAGGCGAGTTGCTTATTAAAGCTACAAAAGGTTCTAATTTAATCATCGTATTTGATGAATGTGGCAAGCAACACAGCACTAAATCTATGACTCATTTTTTATCAAATTGGCAAAAAAAATGGCGACCATGTTGCTTTGCTAATTAG
- a CDS encoding 23S rRNA (pseudouridine(1915)-N(3))-methyltransferase RlmH codes for MPHAFARLLLAVEQIYRAHSLLTNRPYHRK; via the coding sequence TTGCCACACGCATTTGCAAGGCTGCTACTAGCGGTAGAACAAATTTATCGCGCCCATTCATTACTTACTAATCGCCCTTATCACAGAAAATAA
- a CDS encoding glutathione S-transferase family protein, whose protein sequence is MKLELISFKLCPFAQRAIISLNTQNLDFKMTYINPMNLPDWFKQISPTGQVPLLKVDDKVVFESLVITEFINEISSHSFHPSDLIQRANNRSWIVFSSGILGDLFGIITADEEKFNHSKSALFTKLAKIEAVKNKAKFFNGNDFNMIDAAFAPIFMRLNWINEFTNNTLSLDEFKHLSAWSKELLQVDVVRGSVVEGLDDAYYSNIEARKGHLSTLLID, encoded by the coding sequence ATGAAACTAGAACTGATCAGCTTTAAACTTTGTCCATTTGCACAACGCGCTATTATTTCACTTAATACGCAAAATCTTGATTTTAAGATGACTTATATTAATCCAATGAACCTGCCTGATTGGTTTAAACAAATTTCACCAACCGGGCAAGTGCCTTTGTTAAAAGTAGATGATAAAGTGGTGTTTGAATCTTTGGTAATAACCGAATTTATTAATGAAATAAGTAGCCATAGTTTTCATCCTAGTGACCTCATTCAAAGGGCTAATAATCGCTCTTGGATTGTATTTTCATCAGGTATTCTTGGTGACTTATTTGGCATTATCACAGCTGATGAGGAAAAATTTAACCACTCAAAATCAGCATTATTTACCAAATTAGCAAAAATTGAGGCAGTTAAAAACAAAGCTAAATTTTTCAATGGCAATGATTTCAACATGATTGATGCCGCTTTTGCACCAATATTTATGCGCCTAAACTGGATTAATGAATTTACCAATAACACTTTATCACTTGATGAGTTTAAACATCTAAGCGCGTGGAGTAAAGAGCTGTTACAAGTAGATGTGGTTAGAGGTTCAGTGGTTGAGGGGCTGGATGATGCTTATTATTCCAATATTGAAGCGCGTAAAGGTCATCTATCAACCCTGCTTATTGACTAA
- the arsC gene encoding arsenate reductase (glutaredoxin) (This arsenate reductase requires both glutathione and glutaredoxin to convert arsenate to arsenite, after which the efflux transporter formed by ArsA and ArsB can extrude the arsenite from the cell, providing resistance.) yields the protein MSTIIYHNPKCSKSRTTLAILEQKNVDFEIIKYLENPPSSSELKQLLTDLNLEARSLMRKGEPEYKEQGLDDKALTENQLVNAMVKTPKLIERPIVRTSKGVVIGRPPENILSIL from the coding sequence ATGAGTACAATCATTTATCACAATCCAAAATGTTCTAAATCAAGAACAACGTTAGCCATTTTAGAACAAAAAAATGTTGATTTTGAGATAATTAAATATTTAGAAAATCCACCCAGCAGTAGCGAACTCAAGCAATTATTAACCGATTTAAACCTTGAAGCCAGATCGCTCATGCGTAAAGGCGAGCCTGAGTACAAAGAGCAGGGTTTAGATGATAAGGCTTTAACTGAAAATCAACTGGTTAATGCCATGGTCAAAACTCCAAAACTAATTGAACGACCCATTGTAAGAACAAGCAAAGGCGTTGTTATCGGTCGTCCACCTGAAAATATTTTGTCTATTCTTTAA
- a CDS encoding TlpA family protein disulfide reductase has product MTKNPIIPTKHVFQLGNKIAKFGFICSLFLALNIAQAISIDDIVKSANNLWQEERKIKMPDFSLTDLNGNVHTNKSTQGKYLVVNFWATWCPPCLKEIPAFVEFYEKNKDKVLILGLDYEQADKAAIIEFTDTFMVNYPIILFDDKNGAQFTKFGEVLGMPTTYIYGPNGNLVDYQMGEMDMMALEKTISK; this is encoded by the coding sequence ATGACAAAAAATCCCATTATACCTACAAAGCACGTATTTCAATTAGGCAATAAAATTGCCAAATTTGGTTTTATATGTTCGCTATTTTTAGCTTTGAATATTGCTCAGGCAATCAGCATTGATGACATTGTCAAGTCTGCTAATAACCTATGGCAAGAAGAGAGGAAAATCAAAATGCCTGATTTTTCTCTAACCGACCTTAACGGCAATGTGCATACCAATAAATCCACTCAAGGTAAATACTTAGTGGTTAATTTTTGGGCAACTTGGTGTCCGCCTTGTTTAAAAGAAATTCCAGCTTTTGTTGAGTTTTATGAAAAAAATAAGGACAAAGTTCTTATTCTAGGGCTTGACTATGAACAAGCTGACAAAGCGGCTATTATTGAGTTTACTGATACATTTATGGTGAATTATCCTATCATCCTTTTTGATGATAAAAACGGCGCTCAATTCACAAAATTTGGCGAAGTGCTTGGCATGCCAACGACTTATATCTATGGACCAAATGGCAACTTGGTTGATTATCAGATGGGCGAAATGGACATGATGGCTTTAGAAAAAACCATTTCAAAGTAA
- a CDS encoding KamA family radical SAM protein: MQNNWQHHARYALKGANQSNDFFKTEAFKDQTFPIKIPLEFAQLIDKSNKDDPLLKQVISAKGLSKNTSFSLSPLEDEKHSPVAGLIHKYPNRVLLIASQVCAIHCQYCFRQNFNYAKHDAISNWIEIQNYIINDTKINEVILSGGDPLSLSDDKLSVLIDNIANIAHIKTLRIHTRSAVVTPSRITNKLVDMLNHSRLNVVMVLHTNHVQELSAQFAQKITKLSGVTLLNQSVLLKGVNDSIETLTELCLKLFDLGILPYYLHMVDKVQGAQDFLVKDDYAIQLHQQLKNNLSGYLVPKLVRDNGNHSKDWLL, from the coding sequence ATGCAAAATAATTGGCAACATCATGCGAGATATGCCCTTAAAGGTGCCAACCAAAGTAATGATTTTTTTAAAACAGAAGCATTCAAAGATCAAACCTTTCCCATTAAAATCCCCTTAGAATTTGCACAATTGATTGATAAAAGTAACAAGGATGACCCCTTACTAAAGCAAGTCATCAGTGCTAAAGGTTTATCGAAAAATACAAGTTTTAGTTTATCGCCACTAGAAGATGAAAAACACTCCCCCGTGGCTGGGCTTATTCATAAATATCCAAATAGAGTACTATTAATCGCCTCACAAGTTTGCGCCATTCATTGCCAATATTGTTTTAGGCAAAACTTTAACTATGCTAAGCATGATGCTATCAGCAATTGGATTGAGATACAAAATTATATTATTAATGATACAAAAATCAATGAAGTGATATTAAGTGGTGGCGATCCGTTGAGTTTGAGTGACGATAAACTTAGCGTATTGATTGATAATATTGCAAATATTGCGCATATAAAAACACTACGCATTCACACACGCAGTGCTGTTGTGACACCTAGTAGAATAACCAATAAATTAGTAGATATGCTTAACCATTCAAGATTAAATGTTGTCATGGTGTTACACACAAACCACGTACAAGAGTTGTCTGCTCAATTTGCACAAAAAATCACCAAACTAAGTGGTGTTACTTTGCTCAATCAATCAGTATTATTAAAAGGTGTGAATGACTCAATAGAGACATTGACAGAACTTTGTTTGAAATTGTTTGATTTGGGTATATTGCCCTATTATTTACACATGGTAGATAAAGTGCAGGGCGCACAAGATTTTTTAGTCAAAGATGATTATGCCATTCAACTACATCAACAATTAAAAAATAACTTAAGTGGGTATTTAGTACCTAAGTTGGTGCGTGATAATGGTAACCATTCTAAAGATTGGTTACTTTGA
- a CDS encoding Alvin_2107 family globule sulfur oxidation protein: protein MTYYEGVKKMEEMGVNDNYTQGWVAGFLNNPKIEEQRITDEWESGYEDGKEHTDTNFTNFC, encoded by the coding sequence ATGACTTACTATGAAGGCGTTAAAAAAATGGAAGAAATGGGTGTAAACGATAACTATACTCAAGGCTGGGTTGCAGGTTTTTTAAATAATCCTAAAATTGAAGAGCAAAGAATTACTGACGAATGGGAGTCAGGCTATGAAGATGGTAAAGAGCACACAGACACTAATTTTACTAACTTCTGCTAG